In one Rhodococcus sp. B50 genomic region, the following are encoded:
- the rpsR gene encoding 30S ribosomal protein S18, translating to MAVKRGPSKKSRAVEGRKPKKNPLFAAKIEYVDYKDVNLLRTFISDRGKIRSRRVTGLTPQQQRQVAVAVKNAREMALLPYVSSK from the coding sequence ATGGCAGTCAAGCGAGGACCGTCGAAGAAGTCGCGTGCCGTCGAGGGACGCAAGCCCAAGAAGAACCCCCTCTTCGCGGCGAAGATCGAGTACGTCGACTACAAGGACGTCAACCTGCTCCGCACCTTCATCTCCGATCGCGGCAAGATCCGCAGCCGTCGCGTCACGGGCCTGACCCCGCAGCAGCAGCGTCAGGTCGCCGTCGCGGTGAAGAACGCCCGCGAGATGGCTCTGCTCCCCTACGTCAGCAGCAAGTAG